In Bacillota bacterium, a single window of DNA contains:
- a CDS encoding 3-hydroxyacyl-CoA dehydrogenase: MKKRIKRVAILGSGTMGSGIAAHLANAGIRSYLLDIVPTELTEADKSKGLTPESPEFRNQIAENNKQALLKARPAQLMNKEDIDLITAGNMEDNLAWLSECDWIVEVVPENLEVKKAVLKKIQPYIKPGTIVTTNTSGISVNRIAEEMPLEFRQYWLGTHFFNPVRYMKLLEIIPCRDTLPEVVRFMADFGEKVLGKGIVFCKDTPNFIANRLGVNSGCSIANKTVEFGLTVPEVDAIAGPAMGRPSTAFFGLIDLVGLDIAIASGDTVYNNVEDPAEKQLFVRPNFYYEMRNRGLLGNKTKAGFYKKEGKEKLAIDLNTFEYKPIKPVSFPSLETANKEKTLARKLEAFFEGDDVAAKFVWKHIRDTFVYAASKIPEIADNILDIDRAMRWGYNYAAGPFEMWTGMDLPKYVARMEAEGVVVPAWVKEMLAAGFNSFYKTEDGIEYYYSIPEKKYVPIQHKPEVIVLAELKAKNKVIKANEAGTIYDIGDGVICLQLHTRTGAINAGVIEIIKQAQEELAQNWEGLVITGSGRNFCVGADLNWVMEQITAKNWAEIDRGLKMTQDVYLANKYSDKPVVVAPFGMTLGGGCEMAMHSSAIQAAGETYFGLVEVGVGLIPAGGGLKEMTMRAMERIKGTSAFAIDFITPYFQNIMTAKVSTSGKEGVDLGYMRPTDRITLNNDFLIADAKKRVLELIDIGYTPLLSKPFPAVGQNGLGLIKSSTRQMMHAGYMSEYDWHIACKIVDVMAGGQITAGTMINEQYLLDLEREVFLSLCGEQKTQDRIVHMLTKGKPLRN; encoded by the coding sequence GTGAAGAAAAGAATTAAACGAGTGGCAATACTCGGTTCGGGAACGATGGGAAGCGGTATTGCTGCACACCTGGCCAATGCCGGCATCCGCAGTTATTTGCTGGATATTGTGCCTACTGAACTTACGGAAGCAGATAAGTCGAAAGGCCTAACCCCTGAGAGCCCTGAGTTTAGAAACCAGATCGCGGAGAACAACAAACAGGCGCTTCTCAAGGCGCGCCCAGCGCAATTAATGAACAAAGAAGACATCGATCTGATCACGGCAGGGAACATGGAAGACAATCTGGCCTGGCTGTCCGAGTGTGATTGGATTGTCGAAGTGGTCCCGGAAAATCTGGAGGTCAAAAAGGCGGTATTGAAAAAAATACAGCCGTATATCAAACCGGGAACGATTGTGACAACCAACACCTCAGGTATTTCGGTGAACAGGATAGCGGAAGAGATGCCACTGGAATTTAGGCAATACTGGCTGGGTACACACTTCTTTAATCCTGTTCGCTACATGAAATTATTAGAAATTATTCCATGTAGAGACACTCTACCGGAAGTTGTTCGTTTCATGGCTGATTTTGGGGAAAAAGTGCTGGGGAAGGGGATTGTGTTTTGTAAAGATACCCCGAACTTTATCGCCAATCGCCTGGGGGTAAACAGTGGCTGTTCGATTGCTAATAAGACAGTGGAATTCGGCCTGACTGTTCCAGAGGTGGACGCCATTGCCGGTCCGGCGATGGGACGACCGTCAACAGCGTTTTTTGGGTTGATTGACCTGGTGGGGCTGGATATTGCCATTGCTTCCGGGGACACCGTGTACAACAATGTGGAAGACCCGGCCGAGAAGCAGTTGTTTGTCCGCCCCAACTTCTATTATGAAATGAGGAACCGGGGCCTGTTGGGGAACAAGACCAAAGCCGGTTTCTATAAAAAAGAGGGTAAGGAAAAATTAGCTATTGACCTCAATACTTTTGAATATAAACCGATTAAACCGGTGTCTTTCCCCAGTCTTGAGACGGCCAACAAAGAAAAGACCCTGGCCAGGAAATTAGAGGCCTTCTTTGAAGGCGATGACGTCGCAGCTAAATTTGTCTGGAAGCATATCAGAGACACTTTTGTGTATGCAGCTTCCAAGATTCCGGAGATCGCCGACAATATTCTCGACATCGACCGGGCGATGCGGTGGGGCTATAATTACGCCGCTGGTCCATTTGAAATGTGGACGGGGATGGATCTGCCCAAATATGTAGCCCGGATGGAGGCAGAAGGCGTAGTTGTTCCCGCCTGGGTGAAAGAGATGCTGGCGGCCGGGTTCAACTCGTTCTACAAGACTGAAGACGGCATTGAGTATTATTATTCCATCCCAGAGAAAAAATATGTTCCCATTCAACACAAGCCCGAGGTAATTGTCCTGGCGGAACTGAAAGCCAAAAACAAGGTGATCAAAGCCAATGAAGCGGGTACCATTTACGATATTGGCGACGGAGTGATTTGCCTGCAATTGCATACGCGCACCGGGGCGATCAATGCGGGAGTCATCGAGATCATAAAGCAGGCTCAGGAAGAACTGGCGCAGAACTGGGAGGGCCTGGTGATTACAGGGTCCGGCCGGAACTTCTGTGTCGGAGCTGACCTGAACTGGGTCATGGAACAGATTACCGCTAAGAACTGGGCCGAGATTGACCGGGGACTGAAGATGACGCAGGATGTTTACCTGGCCAATAAATATTCGGATAAGCCGGTTGTAGTCGCGCCCTTCGGGATGACGCTGGGCGGCGGGTGTGAAATGGCCATGCACAGTTCGGCCATCCAGGCTGCCGGGGAAACCTATTTCGGCCTGGTGGAGGTTGGTGTAGGGCTGATTCCAGCTGGCGGCGGCCTCAAGGAAATGACAATGCGGGCAATGGAAAGGATTAAGGGAACCAGCGCTTTCGCGATTGATTTCATTACACCTTATTTCCAAAATATCATGACGGCCAAGGTATCCACGAGCGGCAAAGAGGGTGTTGACCTCGGGTATATGCGGCCAACCGACCGGATTACTCTCAACAATGATTTCCTGATCGCTGATGCGAAGAAGAGGGTCCTGGAGTTGATTGACATCGGTTATACTCCACTGCTCAGCAAACCATTCCCGGCTGTTGGTCAGAATGGGCTGGGCTTGATAAAGAGCAGTACCAGACAGATGATGCATGCCGGTTATATGAGTGAGTACGACTGGCATATTGCTTGCAAAATTGTTGATGTCATGGCGGGAGGTCAGATCACCGCAGGAACCATGATTAATGAACAGTATCTCCTGGATCTGGAAAGAGAGGTTTTCCTCAGTCTGTGCGGTGAGCAAAAGACTCAGGACCGGATCGTCCACATGTTGACTAAAGGTAAACCTTTACGGAATTAG
- a CDS encoding butyryl-CoA:acetate CoA-transferase — MEMYRSKLVSAEEAVKVVKSGDFVRYGYSFTKPTALDMELAKRKDELYEVNIGCATCPMKFYTVEADPTTTHFRYNSGHMTAPERYLHDKGLAYYAPSAFGQAPDWYRMGYSKSDVVMIAVCPMDKHGYFNFGPQATYIKAICEMARTVIVEINPSMPRALGGFEEAIHISEVDMIVEDPRADVPLPDIKNPPPTPEDTKIAELIVEEIPDGACIQLGIGAMPAAIGEMIAQSDLKDLGIHSEQLCEAMMNMYLAGKVTGRRKALLPGKITYTFSMGSKRFWEWIDDNPVLANCPVYFTNYPQYIMANDNFISINNTLEVDLTGQACSESKGTRMISGSGGQLEFAYGSFFSKGGKSFLAMTSTYERKGVRASRIVPTLTPGAVVTTPRPIVHYLVTEYGKVILKGKSNWQRAELLISIAHPDFRDDLVKEAEKLGIWRRTAKIE, encoded by the coding sequence GTTAAGTCGGGAGATTTTGTCCGTTATGGGTACAGCTTTACCAAGCCGACCGCGCTGGACATGGAGTTGGCGAAACGGAAGGACGAACTGTATGAGGTAAATATTGGTTGTGCCACCTGCCCGATGAAGTTCTATACTGTTGAGGCTGACCCGACTACCACCCATTTTCGGTATAACAGCGGCCACATGACTGCTCCCGAGCGCTACCTGCACGACAAGGGGTTGGCCTATTACGCACCATCTGCTTTTGGGCAGGCACCGGACTGGTATCGCATGGGGTACTCCAAGTCAGATGTAGTGATGATTGCGGTTTGTCCGATGGACAAACATGGGTATTTCAATTTTGGCCCCCAGGCGACGTATATTAAGGCTATCTGCGAAATGGCCAGAACGGTTATTGTTGAGATCAACCCGTCCATGCCGCGGGCACTCGGGGGTTTTGAAGAAGCGATTCATATTTCTGAAGTGGATATGATTGTGGAGGACCCACGGGCTGATGTACCATTACCGGATATCAAAAACCCCCCACCGACGCCGGAAGACACAAAAATTGCAGAACTGATCGTGGAGGAAATCCCTGATGGGGCTTGCATTCAACTGGGGATCGGGGCCATGCCGGCAGCCATTGGCGAGATGATTGCCCAGTCAGACCTGAAGGACCTGGGGATTCACAGCGAACAATTGTGTGAAGCGATGATGAACATGTATCTGGCAGGAAAAGTAACCGGGCGGAGAAAAGCCCTATTACCTGGCAAGATTACCTACACCTTCTCAATGGGTTCGAAACGCTTCTGGGAGTGGATTGATGACAACCCGGTTCTGGCTAACTGTCCCGTTTATTTCACCAACTATCCCCAGTACATCATGGCCAACGACAACTTTATTTCCATCAATAACACTCTGGAGGTCGACCTGACGGGCCAGGCTTGTTCGGAGAGCAAGGGTACGCGGATGATTTCCGGTTCAGGTGGGCAGTTGGAATTCGCCTACGGTTCTTTCTTTTCCAAGGGCGGTAAATCCTTCCTGGCGATGACATCTACCTACGAGAGAAAAGGCGTGCGGGCGTCCCGCATCGTGCCCACGCTGACCCCGGGAGCGGTAGTAACGACGCCGCGACCGATCGTGCATTACCTGGTAACAGAATATGGCAAAGTCATTCTGAAGGGCAAGTCCAACTGGCAGCGGGCGGAATTGCTCATCTCGATCGCTCATCCTGACTTCCGGGACGACCTGGTTAAAGAGGCGGAGAAGCTCGGTATCTGGCGCCGAACAGCGAAGATCGAATAA